Genomic window (Asticcacaulis excentricus CB 48):
ATATAGTTGGTCAGATCCTTGCGGAACAAGGCGAGCGTCAGGCTGCTGGTCGGGGCGAAATACCACTCGGCCGTCAGGTCGTACTGATTGGCCTCGACCGGCTTCAGGAACGGATTGCCGCCCTGACCGGTCGGATTGAGCGTGAAATCGCCCGTGGACGCCCCCGCCGAGAGGGTGGTGTAGCCGCTCAGCCACGACATGTCCGGACGCACAATGGCCTTCGATGCCGCGAAGCGGAACTGAAGCTCGGACGAATACTTGAAGCGCAGGTTCAGGCTGGGCATCACGTCGGTATATTCGTTACTGCCGCCGTAGGCGACGCCGGTCAGAGCCGTGGCCTTGAACTGCTTGGCATTGTTGTAGGCCGCGCACTGTGCGGCGGTCACACTACCGCTAACGACACAAGTGCCGAAATTCGCGTCTGCACCAGACACCACCGCACCTGCCGTATTGACCTCCGTCTTCACGACACGAACGCCGATGTTTCCATCCCAGCTTTGACCGAAGCCGCTCAACTCACCGCCTACGCGCAACAGTCCGTAGGCCGCCTTGGTCTTCTCACTCTGGTCGTTAATACCTTCCGGCCCGATATTGTCGAGACCGATCGGTGACCAGCCCCAACCAGCGGTTTCTACAGCTTGCAGTTCGCTATACATGCCCTGAGGCGACTTTACGAGCGCCGCAGAGGGGAACCAGATATTGCCTGGCACAGCCGACTGACCGCCCATGAAACCGTCAAACGTCACCAGTTCGGACAGGCCAGGCAGGTCCGGATTGGCTGGAACCGAGCCATAACCGCCTGTCTGGTCTAGGAAGACGGCGCCGGTACCACCGCCTGAGCCCCAATACTGGTGGCTCAGATAACCCCAGTTCCAGGTCGATTGACGTGTCAGATAATCCCGGTCCGTGGCACGCACGCCGAACTTGAAGCTCTTTAGCCAGCTATTATCGTCAAACTCGTATTGACCGTCGATGCGGGCCGAATACTGCGTCGCCTCATTCTTTTCGACATGATCCATAGCCGCCGCCCAATAGTAATTGGACTTATTGGCCGTGTCCGAGGTTAGCATGCGGATCGTCGGAAGTTCGCCATTCATATCGATCGAAACGACGGTTTTGTCGGAAGCCGCACAGGTGTCGGTCGTGACGCGGTTGGCGCAATATTGAACAAAGGCTGTGTTCGAGAGGATGTCGGCCGTGGACTTCACATACTGCAGATCGCCGGTCAGGGTCAGCTTGTCGTTGACGTACCAGCGGGCATTTAGGCTGACGTCCTCGGTTTCCTTGACGTCATTGCCATAGCGGGTGTTGGCGGTGATGCCGGCGCCATAGACAGTACCCGAAACGAATTCGCCCTTGTCGTTATACTTATAGGTCGCCATCGACTGGGCCGACGTGAGTTCACCGGTGTCGTTATAGAAGCCGGTATTGTATTCGACATTCTTCGGCGTCGCCTTGGACTTGAAAGCCTGAAGGCTGAATTCCAGCGAATCGTTCGGACGCCATTGCAGGGCGATGGCCCCGGCCTGACGGTTCTGCTCCCAGTCGATTATGCGCCAGCCGAGCGTATTGGGGATGTAGCGCGCCGACGCCCCGCTACCGACCTGATTATAGCGGTCAACGCCGATGACGTGGGTTTCGTTGCCGGAGTCGGCATTGGAATAGTTGATCAGCAGGCCGACTTCACCGATCGAGGTCTTCCAGCGGTCGGAATAGAGGACGCTGATCGAATTCTGGCGCTTCTCCTGCAAGTCGCCATAGGTCGAATCGAAGGTGCCAGCCAGCACGCGGCCGCGCGAGTCGAACGGCTGGCGCGTGCGCAGATTGACCGTGCCGCCAATGCCGCCTTCGATCATATCCGCCGACGGGTTCTTGTACACATCGACCCCAGCCAGCAGGTCCGCCGATACGTCTTCGAAACTTAAGGAGCGGCCATTGGCGGCCGAGAAGATGTCGCGACCGTTGGTTTCAGAGCGGACCCACGTCAGACCGCGGATCACCACGCCGCCGCCTTCGGCGGTCATGCGGATGGGGTCACGCGCTGCGGATGTGCGCTGGATCTGGATACCAGAGATGCGTTGCAGCGCTTCGGCTACCGAACGGTCCGGCAGGGCGCCGATATCGACGGCGGTCACCGAGTCCACCACGACTTCGGCGTCTTTCTTCAGCTTCTGGGCCGTCTTAATCTGGGCACGCTGACCAGTAACGATGACCTCGGTCACATCGGCCTCGCCCGTAGCCGTCTGGGCCAAGGCGGGCAGGGCAAAGCCCATCACCGCAACGCCCAGCGCCATCACAGAGACGCCCGCCGACAGGCGCGCGAATTTCGATTGTTTCATAACTGTCTCCCTCATGTCCCGCCGGGGCCCCTCCTTGAGCCGCAGGCGTTTGGCACTATGCCGGGGATGGCAAACCGCGCACCCCGTGCGTCCGGTCAGGTTCGCGTCACCGGCCTGATTGAGCCTCTCATCGCACCTTGTGACCGTTCTATGCGATCAACACTGCGACTACGGCTGGCTTTTGCGTTTCCCTGCCTGAGCACAGGTCTGGATTATGATTGAGGCCACCCGAAAGGATGTGCCCCAACGGCCCAGACTCTGATGATAGCGTTATCATAAATCATATGATTGCCTAATATTATATGACAAGAAAACACGGTAATACAGAAACCATTGTATAAACGTCACAGTTGCAAAACGTAACGTCGTTTTTTATTCCTGATTTCAAAGAATAAATCGCCCTCCAATAACCAGACAATCATAAATGGATTCAATATATTGATTTATTGCGTTTTTATTTTATGATTCGCCTTATTGCTCGGTGAAACAGAAGCGCAACCTATGCGTATTTTCTCATATGAAACACGACGTAGTCCCGTTATCGCCCCTGGAAAAGCGTTGTTTTACCCATTTTATGTCTGAGTTATTTACGCTTTTCTTTCCGCTCCGATAAGGGCCGGCGTTTTCACAATCACATGGCGCAATAGAGCGAGCGGCACACACATTGAGAGGCGACCCAGAAGTCAAACGGTGCAAGGCGTCTGACAACTGTGTCAAACCACGGCAGTTTGTTACTCAAAATGTGACTTGACCCAGGCGACAGAACACGACTTTGGTCTGCACGAACCCAAGACGCGCGGTTTCGGGGGAACAAGAGCCCGCCCAGAGCCTTCCCAATGCCACACGATACGCGCGGATGTTAAAGCCTTCTGACCGAAATACACCTTTCGGATAGATATAAGGCGTTACAAAAGACGACAGCCTTAAGGCGGCGCATCCGAGCCGGCGAAGGCCTGACGTCCCTGTTCCAAGAAGAGTTGGTCCTTTGAAAATACTTCGTCGCCGCCGCACCAAACTGGTCGCCACCCTCGGCCCCGCCTCGTCCAATGCCGACATGCTGGCTCAACTGTTTCAGGCCGGAGCCGACGTCTTCCGCCTCAACTTCTCGCACGGTAGCCACGAAGACCACGGCCGCAATATTGACCTGATCCGTGATCTGGAGGCCAAGACCGGTCGTCCGATCGGCATTCTGGCCGATGTGCAGGGTCCGAAGCTGCGGGTCGGTCGTTTCATGGGCGGCGCTATTGTGTTGACGCCGGGGCAGACCTTCCGCCTCGACCTTAACCCGACCCCCGGCGACCTGATGCGCGCCAATCTGCCGCATCCGGAAATCATCGGGGCGGCGCAGATCGGTTCGCACCTACTGCTCGATGACGGCAAGCTGAAGCTGCGCGTCACCCATGTGCGCGAAGACCATCTGGAAACCGTGGTCGTTACCGGTGGCCGGTTGTCGGATCGCAAGGGCGTCAACGTACCTGACGTGGTTTTGCCGATCCCGGCCCTGACCGAAAAAGACCGCGCCGATATGGAATTCGCCCTGCAACGTGGCGTCGAATACATCGGCCTCAGCTTCGTGCAGCGCCCCGAAGACGTGATCGAGGCCAAGGCCATCATCAATGGCCGCGCCTGGGTGCTCTCCAAGCTCGAAAAGCCGCAGGCGCTTGATAATCTCGAAGAAATTCTCGCCCTCAGCGACGCCGTCATGGTGGCGCGCGGCGACCTCGGCGTAGAACTGCCACCTGAAGAGGTGCCGCTGGCGCAAAAACGCATCATCAAAGCCGCCCGCGCGTTGGGCAAGCCAGTAATCGTCGCCACCCAAATGCTGGAATCCATGATCTCGGCCCCCACCCCCACCCGCGCCGAAGCCTCAGACGTGGCCACGGCCGTCTATGACGGCGCCGACGCGGTCATGCTTTCGGCGGAAACCGCGGCGGGTCAGTATCCGGTCGAAGCCGTGACGATCATGGATCGTATCGTCGGGCGCGTCGAGAAAGACGGCGACTGGCGCGTTCAGACAGATCGCCGACGTCCGGAAACGGAGAAGACCGTGTCGGGGGCCATCGCCGCGGCTGCGCGTCAGGTGG
Coding sequences:
- a CDS encoding TonB-dependent receptor, whose protein sequence is MKQSKFARLSAGVSVMALGVAVMGFALPALAQTATGEADVTEVIVTGQRAQIKTAQKLKKDAEVVVDSVTAVDIGALPDRSVAEALQRISGIQIQRTSAARDPIRMTAEGGGVVIRGLTWVRSETNGRDIFSAANGRSLSFEDVSADLLAGVDVYKNPSADMIEGGIGGTVNLRTRQPFDSRGRVLAGTFDSTYGDLQEKRQNSISVLYSDRWKTSIGEVGLLINYSNADSGNETHVIGVDRYNQVGSGASARYIPNTLGWRIIDWEQNRQAGAIALQWRPNDSLEFSLQAFKSKATPKNVEYNTGFYNDTGELTSAQSMATYKYNDKGEFVSGTVYGAGITANTRYGNDVKETEDVSLNARWYVNDKLTLTGDLQYVKSTADILSNTAFVQYCANRVTTDTCAASDKTVVSIDMNGELPTIRMLTSDTANKSNYYWAAAMDHVEKNEATQYSARIDGQYEFDDNSWLKSFKFGVRATDRDYLTRQSTWNWGYLSHQYWGSGGGTGAVFLDQTGGYGSVPANPDLPGLSELVTFDGFMGGQSAVPGNIWFPSAALVKSPQGMYSELQAVETAGWGWSPIGLDNIGPEGINDQSEKTKAAYGLLRVGGELSGFGQSWDGNIGVRVVKTEVNTAGAVVSGADANFGTCVVSGSVTAAQCAAYNNAKQFKATALTGVAYGGSNEYTDVMPSLNLRFKYSSELQFRFAASKAIVRPDMSWLSGYTTLSAGASTGDFTLNPTGQGGNPFLKPVEANQYDLTAEWYFAPTSSLTLALFRKDLTNYIYVQSTPETYTNNGATMTFNVNRYVNGSEKGEVSGFEIAYNQFYDFLPGFWSGFGVQANYTKIESSGGRNPVASVSDGNQVTNANISGLPLEGMSPDSYNFALLYEKYGISARMAYNWRSEYLYTTSAANVNRPMWAGDYGQWDGSVFYSLTPKVKVGIQATNIGRDIAYTRVSSDVAKPLETQYYSATKTDRRVALILRASF
- the pyk gene encoding pyruvate kinase, with amino-acid sequence MLRRRRTKLVATLGPASSNADMLAQLFQAGADVFRLNFSHGSHEDHGRNIDLIRDLEAKTGRPIGILADVQGPKLRVGRFMGGAIVLTPGQTFRLDLNPTPGDLMRANLPHPEIIGAAQIGSHLLLDDGKLKLRVTHVREDHLETVVVTGGRLSDRKGVNVPDVVLPIPALTEKDRADMEFALQRGVEYIGLSFVQRPEDVIEAKAIINGRAWVLSKLEKPQALDNLEEILALSDAVMVARGDLGVELPPEEVPLAQKRIIKAARALGKPVIVATQMLESMISAPTPTRAEASDVATAVYDGADAVMLSAETAAGQYPVEAVTIMDRIVGRVEKDGDWRVQTDRRRPETEKTVSGAIAAAARQVAQTIEASAIVALTNSSNTALRVARERPTAPILGLTPNLETARRLALTWGVHAKTAPVTHSMSETVQVASQIARTEGISEPGQDIVIVAGMPFGKSGSTNALRVAKVTRSAMTEPEFEG